Proteins encoded within one genomic window of Mesobacillus subterraneus:
- a CDS encoding LysR family transcriptional regulator, which yields MRIEWLEAFQTTAETKSLTRASEILNMTQPALSKQIRNLENDIGANLFNRSSTGVTLTKAGELLLAASKEIIKEINAVKKAIAVDQGLMGITIGAWPSIATSYLPKKLACTLRSDYNLKISHSYVDLLAGLNEGSLDVALFDEKGIQHPYYSTFVFSEGFMLFVNKLHPEFGNKDSVTFDEIKEEEFVMLLETCDARTIIQHAFAERNATLNISSEIEFGHSILGFIEANIGISILPEIFVNGLSPNIKAIPITDFDIQRKVSLIARDEQVGKKVLAMLK from the coding sequence ATGCGAATAGAATGGCTGGAAGCGTTCCAAACAACAGCTGAAACAAAGAGTTTAACCAGAGCAAGTGAAATACTAAACATGACACAACCTGCTCTAAGTAAACAAATAAGAAATCTTGAAAATGATATTGGAGCCAATTTGTTCAATAGATCGAGTACGGGCGTAACACTAACCAAGGCTGGTGAGCTTCTTCTGGCAGCGAGCAAAGAAATTATAAAGGAGATAAACGCAGTCAAAAAGGCTATAGCGGTTGATCAGGGGTTAATGGGTATCACGATTGGAGCATGGCCAAGCATTGCTACTTCCTATTTGCCAAAGAAGCTCGCTTGTACACTACGTTCTGACTACAACTTAAAGATCTCCCATAGTTATGTGGACTTATTAGCAGGATTAAATGAAGGTAGTTTGGATGTCGCATTATTTGATGAAAAAGGCATCCAACACCCCTACTACTCCACATTTGTGTTTTCTGAAGGATTTATGCTTTTTGTCAATAAACTGCATCCTGAATTCGGAAACAAGGATTCTGTCACATTTGATGAGATAAAAGAGGAGGAATTTGTGATGCTGTTGGAAACCTGTGATGCAAGAACTATAATCCAGCATGCATTCGCAGAGAGGAACGCAACTCTGAACATTTCTTCAGAAATTGAATTTGGTCACAGCATACTCGGTTTTATCGAGGCAAATATTGGCATATCCATCTTACCTGAAATATTCGTGAACGGGCTTTCCCCTAATATCAAAGCCATTCCGATTACTGATTTTGACATACAGCGGAAGGTCTCACTCATCGCCAGGGATGAACAAGTTGGGAAAAAAGTATTAGCGATGCTTAAATAA
- a CDS encoding quinone oxidoreductase family protein: protein MKSLVFGQFGGPEVLEYKDVNDPMIGPDEVLVRTKAIGLNFADIYRRKGNYHLVGQPPYILGYEGAGVVEKIGSEVSSVKIGDRIGFADVPYANAELVAVPIEKAIPLPERISFETAASILLQGLTAHYLVRDSYAIKPGDVAVIHAAAGGVGQLLIQMVNLLGGKAIGLTSSKNKAEIALKAGAEEVFLYNENWPDKILQATHGNGADVVFESVGSTLSDSFSATRTGGTVVFFGMAGGDPKPVDPRMLMDTSKTLTGGDLWNVLISRTERINRSMQLFKWIENEELIIHSPITYKLKDGQEAHQLLESRRSTGKILLIP from the coding sequence ATGAAGTCTTTAGTATTTGGACAATTTGGCGGTCCAGAAGTTTTAGAATATAAAGATGTAAACGACCCAATGATCGGGCCAGACGAAGTCCTTGTCAGAACAAAAGCAATCGGATTGAACTTTGCAGATATTTATCGGAGAAAAGGTAACTATCATCTTGTCGGACAGCCACCCTATATTCTGGGGTATGAAGGTGCAGGGGTCGTCGAGAAAATTGGAAGTGAAGTATCCTCTGTTAAGATTGGTGACCGAATCGGGTTTGCTGATGTTCCTTATGCGAACGCAGAGCTTGTGGCGGTACCAATAGAAAAAGCCATTCCGCTTCCAGAGAGGATTTCTTTCGAGACTGCTGCATCCATTCTGCTGCAAGGCTTAACTGCGCACTACCTCGTCCGGGACAGCTACGCTATTAAACCTGGAGATGTGGCAGTCATACATGCAGCCGCAGGTGGAGTTGGGCAACTGTTAATTCAAATGGTCAATCTCCTTGGCGGGAAAGCAATAGGACTGACATCTTCTAAAAATAAAGCAGAGATCGCTTTGAAAGCGGGAGCAGAAGAAGTATTCCTCTACAACGAAAATTGGCCAGACAAAATCCTGCAGGCAACTCATGGGAATGGAGCAGATGTCGTATTCGAATCAGTCGGTTCTACCTTATCGGATAGCTTTTCTGCAACGAGAACAGGCGGTACGGTAGTATTTTTCGGCATGGCTGGCGGCGACCCTAAACCCGTTGATCCAAGGATGTTAATGGATACTTCCAAGACCTTAACAGGTGGTGACCTTTGGAATGTCCTTATTTCAAGAACAGAAAGAATAAACCGTTCCATGCAGCTGTTCAAGTGGATTGAGAATGAAGAGTTAATCATACACTCCCCTATCACATACAAATTAAAAGATGGTCAAGAGGCTCATCAATTATTAGAAAGTCGCAGGAGCACAGGTAAGATTTTATTAATACCATAG
- a CDS encoding DUF5381 family protein, with protein sequence MENKIEHNTEEHNIIVSEDKVEVVYTNVGAGCMLTGIGMMTLASLVIFFIVPDVSFVKGFFGILIGVFGLLVFGSMLIRMLTMLLSGRAVITVQDGYLKGRKKGVRISDIKDIQWGGSGFKYIAIRTMNNKKIKLSTYNLVNEQKVHKVLDTYVVPEGTPELKENWAKRYGGKGYTA encoded by the coding sequence ATGGAAAATAAAATCGAGCATAACACGGAAGAACATAATATTATCGTTTCCGAGGATAAAGTAGAGGTCGTTTATACAAACGTCGGGGCTGGTTGTATGCTTACTGGCATAGGCATGATGACGCTTGCTTCACTAGTGATTTTCTTTATCGTGCCAGACGTAAGTTTTGTAAAAGGATTTTTCGGGATCCTCATTGGTGTATTTGGCTTGCTGGTATTTGGGTCGATGCTCATCAGGATGCTGACCATGCTGTTATCCGGCAGAGCGGTCATTACCGTACAGGATGGCTATTTAAAAGGCAGGAAAAAAGGTGTCCGGATCAGCGATATCAAGGATATTCAGTGGGGCGGCAGCGGTTTTAAATACATTGCGATTCGGACCATGAATAACAAAAAAATCAAACTCTCTACTTATAACCTAGTCAACGAACAAAAAGTACATAAAGTCCTTGATACATACGTTGTCCCAGAAGGTACTCCTGAATTGAAGGAGAACTGGGCGAAACGGTATGGCGGTAAGGGATATACAGCGTGA